The following DNA comes from Brassica oleracea var. oleracea cultivar TO1000 chromosome C5, BOL, whole genome shotgun sequence.
TCCATTGTGTTGCATGTCTTGAAGTGTCACTACCTGCAATTACAAGATCCTGCACTTGCAAAAAAGGTTTTCAGACAAGATAAACTAATGATGTTCTTTTGTATTCTAGACATTTACCACAAACAAGGACTTTATGTGGTTCCTAGTGATCCTATACTCTGCGGTTTCGTCTCTACAAGTTTCCAGCAACACGTCCATCAAGTCCATATCATGATAATTATCTTTTTTCCTTTCGTGCTCCTCAAGAATCCTCTCTAGCACCTCATTGAATCTATGAGAAACACTCATTATCTCCTTTCTAAACAGTGTTATTCCGAGCTTCTTGAGAGGCCTTTGGAACATGTTTGCCACAAAGATCATCATGGTCAAGGCTGTAGACTCTGCCACCAAGTCTCTGACTCTCTCCGCCTCACCATTCTCCTCATTACAACTCCTTCCCATGATCATCTTGCAGATGATGTTGTTTGCGAACTTCATTTCTTCCTTACCAATCTCAACGCTCTCATTCTTCACTGCCTTATCAAGCAGGCTCGCGTGAAACCCTTCTCGCTCATAGCCTCGGATACCTCGTGACCGCTCGAGTGCTTGCGGTCCAAGTAGCTTCGTAACCATTTGCTTCTTCATGAACTTCCAGTAACCTCCATAAGGAGCAGTGAAAAATCCAAAGGATCCGACCAAGAGGGACTCATCGATAGGAGGGGTTCCACGGAGCGAGAAGTTCACTTCGTGCTCCCTGAAGATCTCGTAAGCCACTGAGGCCGAGGAAACAAAGATCACCGGGACACTGAAGATGTTAAGATGGAAGAGAGGCCCATACCTGGAGGACAGTTTCTGTAAGGACTTATGAGTAGAACCAGAGAGGAGAAGGTGAAGATGCCCAATGATGGGCAGAGTAGGAGGGCTTGGAGGCAACTCAAAACCATCTTTTGGTTTCTTGAAGAAGAGGGAGTAACATAAGAGTGAAAATAAAGCATATGATGATTAAGATCAAATATTCTTGAAAGTTATCTACCATTGTTGCTCAAAGTGAAGAGGCAGATGAGACAGAGCATCCTCTTATCTAATACTCAATGATGCTCTGTTGTGTACTAAGAAACGTAAAAACTGGAGCTCATGTGTTTTTATATAAATATATATGAAGTCCCTTGAGACACAAGTGATCATAAGAACCATTCAATAACTGTATAAAAAAACCTTCAACCTCCACGGTGACAACTGGGGTTCCACGTGTATGTTATGAGCATGGAACCAAAGTATTTCAATCAATAAGCATTTAATTTTGTTTTTGTCTTCTAGAAATGTAATGTGTATGTGAAATACACCGATCATGTATCAATGAACCGGGACACTTATCATTGGAACAGCCTCTTGTCATTGTGTTATTCAACCTTTGGACAATAAAGTAAACAAAACTATATTAGACCAAAGTAAACCGGGACACTTAACAGAGCTTCCTTATTTATATTACTGTAAGCAAAGACAGAAGAGTTTAGAGAAGGAGAAACAAGTTTAAAGTGAAGCTTTTCATTTTATGGATTTTTTGCTTAAGTTTGTTTACAATCATAGAGATGTATTTATACTAAACTCAGAAACCCTTGGCTCCATCCTTGCTGTCAATTAGGGCAGCTCATCTTCATTGGATTCCAGCAGATCAAATCGATTCCTTAACGCCATTGGCTGTTCCGTACCGTACACTGCAGGACCACATTGCTTGTCCTTTTGTTTGTGTTTGGTTTCTGAAGTCAATATAGCCGTTGTCTCTTTGTTGTACTGAATGGGCTTCGGTCTTGCTGCTTGCAAGCCCATTTCGTTGTTGGTGAAGCTAGTCATAGCCTTTAACACCTTGTCACTTTCCAAGTCCACTTCTCTCTGTTCTGTTTCTGAAGCAGACTTGATTTCTGAAGTTGTTTTTATCTTTGGCTTCCAAACCTTTGTTTCCTTGTCTCTTCTGTCTACATGTCCCCTCAAACTTGGGGTGGGAGTTCCGACTACACCAAATTTGAACCTGAGTTCTTGAAAGCTTTGAGTTGGCAAGGATTTTGTAAAAATATCAGCTAATTGTTGCACTCCCTTAATGTGATGAACAATCAGTGAACCTGAAGCTACCTTTTCTCGTACAAAGTGAAAATCAACCTCAAAGTGTTTTGAACGTTTATGCATAGCTGGAGTTGCTGACAGGTAAACTGCTGAGAGATTATCACAGAACAATTTCGGAGGAGCAGGGAGAGGAATTCCAATCTCGTACATTAAGTTTATGAGCCAAACCAGTTCAGCTGCGGTATCAGAAAGAGTTCCATACTCAGCTTCTGTAGAGCTTCGAGAAACTGACTGTTGTTTTTGTGCAGACCAGGAGATGATGTTAGACCCCAAGAATGTACAAAATCCGCCAGTGGATCTTCTTGTGTCCGGGCAACCTCCCCAATCACTGTCACTGTAGGCTCTAACAGTTGAATCAGTATCAGAGTCGAAGGAGATTCCATAGTTTGTTGTTCCTCGAAGATACCTTAGAACTCTGTTTAACATCAAGAAATCAGTCTCAGTAGGAGCATGCATTCTTTGACAAATGTAGTTAACAGAAATTGAAGATCAGGCCTTGTCGAGGTGAGATATTGAAGCTTGCCTGCTAAGCTTCTGAAGTAGGATGGCTGAAGAAACAGAGGAGATTCATCTGGAACCCGGTGCAGCTGAAGAGGAAGAGGAGTAGCCACTGGAATACATTCTGACATTCCAGATATGTGAGGCAAATCCTCAGCATATTTTTCTTGATTCAGAAACATTCCATTTTCTCTGAAATGCGCCTGTAGCCCGAGAAAGTAGTGAAAGCGCCCTAGATCTTTCATCTTGAACTCTCTGTTAAGTGCTTCCAGAAGTGTACCAATGAGAGCACTGTTGTTTCCATTCAATGCTATATCATCTACATAGAGTAGTAGTAGAATCACATCTCCATTTTTGCGATAGATGAATAAAGAAGGATCTCGATGACTACAGATGAATCCAAAACCAAGTAAAAAATCACTGAATCTGTTGAACCAAGCTCTGGGAGCTTGTTTGAGACCATAAATAGCTTTGTTAAGTTTGCACACATGAGCTGGTTTCTCAGGATTGATGAAACCTGGAGGTTGATGCATATAGACTGTTTCAGTCAAGTCTCCATATAGAAAAGCATGCGTGACGTCAAGCTGTCTTATGTCCCAGTTGTTGATTGTAGCCAGATGGAGTATAGCTCTGATGGTGGGTGATTTAACCACAGGACTGTAAGTGTCCAAGTAGTCAATGCCTTCCTCTTGATCATATCCTTTCACCACCAGCCTGGAGCGTAGACATTTAACCGTTCCATCAACATTTAATTTGACTCGAAATATCCATCTACATCCCAAAATGTGCATATCAGGTTGGTATGGCACAAGCGTGAATGTATCAGTTTCATCAAAAAGACACCATCTCTTCAGTCATAGCTCCATTCTAACCCGGATGTTTTAAAGCCTCTTTCACGGTTCTTGGTTCAGAAGGAGTTGAAGTAACTGTAAACATAACATATCTTGGGTTGGGTTTGACCGTTCCAACCTTAGATCTTGTGATCATAGGATGTACTGACTGGTTGGCTGAAGAGACCGATAACTGAGGAGCTGGCGAAGCTATAGGTTCAGTAGTTGCCTCTCTAGATAGATTGGTAGCCACTTCTGTCTGATTCTGAACGTTTTCTAGATTGGTTCCATTCCTTTCTGATGTTGAGATAGCTTGAGAGCCTGAACTTGGCAATGGTGTAGTATTAGTGCTCTGGCTTCTTTGTAGAACATCTGACGATAATGTTCCAAACTGAACAAAAGATTGTGGTCTGGTCCTTTCTGACAACATTGGCTGTTCTGTTTCTGTAGGCTGACTCGTTTCTGAAGTTTGAGGGCCGCTCTGATTAATAAAAGGTGATAAGGAAGGCGATGATGAGGTGTAAAGAGGAATGGACTGTAGAGGAGCAACATTGATAGCTGGAGACACCACGTATTCTGAGGGCAATGTTCCAAATTGAACAAAGGTAGTATCATTTGAAGCTGGTGAGGTCTTATATGTCTCAGAGGCTTTTTGAGGTCTCAGAAAGCTTTGTTGCCAAGCCGAGAGTAGAGCAGTTGTTTGTTGTTGATGAAGATGAGAGTATGCGGTGGCAAAAGGGAGAATCTGCTCATCAAACAATACATGTCTGTTGATATAAACATTTTCTGTTGGCGGATGGAGGCAGCGATAACCTTTATATTTTTCATTGTATCCTAGGAACACACACTGAAGTGATTTAGGATCTAGTTTGTTTGCTGTATATGGTCTTAATGAAGGGTAACGGGCACTGCCGAATATCTTGAGTGAAGAATACTCTGGTTTCTTGTTGAATAAGGTCTCATAAGGGCTTTTGTTGTCGACCAAAGCTGATGAAGGCAGAAGGTTATCGAGAAAGCTAGATGTGAAGAAAGCCTCAACCCAATATCTTTGAGGAACCTTTCCATCAAATAACATAGATAATCCAAGCTCAGTTATGTGCCTATGCTTCCTTTCTGCTATCCCATTCTGTTGAGGAGTATGTGGGTAGGAGATCATTTGCTTTATGCCGTGGTTTTAGAGATGAGTGACGAAGTTATTGCTTGTGAACTCACCTCCTCCATCACATTGAAACATTAAGATCTTCTGATTTTGTTGTTTCTCAACCATTGTCTGCCACATGATGAATATTTGTAGAAAATCTTACTTCTTTCTTAGAGGATAGAACCAGCTGAATCTAGAAAAATTGTCCACAAATATTGCATAGAATTTGAATCCTTGAACAGAACAAACAGGTGAGGGTCCCCAAAGATCATAGTGTACCCTCTCAAGAGGTCTTTTAGACACATAAACAAAATTAGAGAAAGGAAGTTTAGCACTTTTGCCAAGTTGACATGAGTCACAGATTTTGGACATGCTTTTATTTATTCTAATAGCTTGACTTCTAGATAGTTGTTGAAGAATCTCTGCACTAGGATGACCCAATCTTCTATGCCAGACTTCTGCACTGGTTGCGACTTGTCTTGATGAGTAGAAAGCTGAAAAGGTTGAGTTTTCCAGGATGTAGAGATCTTTATGCCTGCTTCTCTGAGTCAAGATTTGCTTGGTGAGCTTGTCCTTAACATACACACCATCACAGTCAAAATTGAACTCACACGGATAATCTACTGTCATCTTTTACACAGATAGTAAGGATTTAACAATGTTTGGAAGACAAGATACCTGAAGAGCCAGAAGCTGAAGGCAATGGAACTGACCCAATGTGAGTTATAGGAAGAAAGTTACCATCTGCCACCATTACTGAATCATTGCCATGATAAGGCTGAGCAGTCTGAAGATACTGTTGAGAGTTTGTGACGTGTGCTGAAGCTGCTGTATCAGGATACCATTTTGTTCCATTGTAGGACTGTGCAGCTTGTGGAGGATCATTAGAGACCTGAAGAGTAGCCATTGCTGAGGGGAGATCATCACTCTGATAAGAGATATCAAAGCGTCTATAGCATTTCAAGGCGTTATGGCCATAGCGACCACGGATCTGACAGGAAGGTCTGGCTGAAGTGTCTCCTTGAGAGTTATTTGGAGAGGAGCTTTGTTGATAGAACCCCCGACCTCTGGTGGAGTATCCTCTGCCTCTGGAGTAACCATAACGTCCGTTGTTGCCCCCTCTTCCTCTGTATTGGGTGAAGTGAGGGATTGGCTGAGTGTAGTTGGCGTTTGAAGAGTGTAGAGGCTCTGAGTTAGATACATGAAACGCAAGATGTGGAGACACTGAAGTTTGAGACACTTCATAAGACTTGAGACGATCTTCAAAACCGGTGAGGCGAGGGACTATGTCTTCAAACGCTGGAGCTAAGGGAGAATCCATATCTCCTTCTATGCTGGTTTTGATAGGCTCATACTCACACCCTAGACCTTGTAAAGCCGCAAAGATCTTTATTTTCTCGGTGACTGGACTTCCAACTGAGCTGAGCTGGTCACATAAACCTTTAATGTCTTTCAAGTAGTCACTCATGGTTTTTTCTGATTTGGAGACAGTTTGTAGTCGACGTTGTAGTTCAAACAAGCATGAGGAGGAGACTCGTTTGAAGTGATTTCCAAGTGATAACCAAACCTCTTGAGCTGTGTTAGCTCTAAGAACTACACTGAGAATGTCTTCAGAGAGAGATCCAACTAACCAAGATTGTACGATTTGGTCAGATCTGACCCACAATTGATGGTCAGGGTTTGGGACGTCCCGGTGGCCACCTGCGATGTTAGGCACATGGATGACTGCTATAGACTCTGGACTGGTTCCATTGACAAACCCGGGAAGACCAACACCAGACAAGAAAGACTCAAACTGTCGCTTCCAATGAATGTAGTTGCGTTCTGTGAGTTTGATTGTAATACAGTTTGAGATGTTGAGCTTTGGTTGAGAGTATATATCTAGAGTGTTGTCCATGGCTCAGGATGTGCTCACTGAGCTCTGATACCATGTAAGCAAAGACATAAGAGTTTAGAGAAGGAGAAACAAGTTTAAAGTGAAGCTTTTCATTTTATGGATTTTTTGCTTAAGTTTGTTTACAATCATAGAGATGTATTTATACTAAACTTCAGAAACCCTTTACTCCATCCTTGCTGTCAATTAGGGCAGCTCATCTTCATTAGATTCCAGCAGATCAAATCGATTCCTTAACGCCATTGGCTGTTCCGTACCGTACACTGCAGGACCACATTGCGGTCCTTTTGTTTGTGTTTGGTTTCTGAAGTCAATATAGCTGTTGTCTCTTTGTTGTACTGAATGGGCTTCGGTCTTGCTTCTTGCAAGCCCATTTCGTTGTTGGTGAAGCTACTCACAGCCTTTAACACCTTGTCACTTTCCAAGTCCACTTCTCTCTGTTCTGTTTCTGAAGCAGACTTGATTTCTGAAGTTGTTTTTAGCTTTGGCTTCCAAACCTTTGTTTCCTTGTCTCTTCTGTCTACAATTACTACTAGTCCTTAACAATCAAACAGACACTTTAACTATAGGTAATGAGAGATCAGTGATGAACTGGGAAGCTACAGATTCGAGGAACAGGAATGCATTTAAGGGGATGAGCCATTGTCAAGACCATTCCTGAAAGAGTCTCTTCCATGTTAACCTTAGCCCCTTTTATTCTCCAATCAAAGCACTGAATCATCATTCCAATTGCTGTTCCTAGAAAGATATAAGCTAGATTTGATCCAGGACATCCTCTCCAACCGCTCCCGAAAGAAAGGTACTTCAGTACTTGCTCTCTTATCTCGTCCCCTTGCTCTCCTAGGAACCTCTCTGGCTTAAACTCATCAGGATCATCCCAGTGATTAGGATCTCTCATTATAGCATAACCATTAATTACAAGTGTTGTCTTCTCAGCGACATAGAATCCTCCCATCTTACATCCTTCTTGGAGCCTCCTTCCAAAGAGAGGTACCGTTGGATACATCCTTAGCCCTTCTTTGACTACTGCTTGCAAGTAGGGAAGGTTTGGTAAGTCAGTTTCTTGAATCAATCTTGATTTCCCTACAACGGAATCCATCTCTTCTCTTAATCTCTCAATAACTTTAGGGTTGTTAATGATTCTGGCCATTGTCCACTGTATTGTTTGCTTTGATGTGTCAGTGCCTCCAAGGAAAAGCTCCTGTAAATTTTCAAACGTTTTTTAGTGAGAGGAATTAACTAATAAATTATATATATGGCAATTCTTCCAAATAGATCATTTTTAAGTTTTTTCACAAAAAAAAATTCTTGGAGAAAAAAATCATCAAAATAGGTTTCATTAAAGAGCCAAAAAAACATTTTACCCTTTGTTTTATATATATATAAATAATAATTAAAAAGTTTAAATAATATATGTTTTCAAATTCGAACCTTTTATACTTTTTTCAAATTCTTTTTTGAAATTCGAAAATGTTTTTTGAAACAATTTTTCAAAAATATTATTTTTAAAAATTTAAAATTTTAAATCTTACCCCAAAACTTCACCCCTTAAGTCTAAACCCTAAGATATAGATTAATTAACACGTAGTATAAATGTATATTTACCTATTTATTGAAACATTTTGGTCATTTTTATTCTTTGAAGCTATATTTGTGACAAAAACTTTTTTTTTTTATCTAAAAATATTTCTTTATATATGTATATATATATGATGTGAGGAAGATTTTAATTACCACAAACAAGGACTTGATGTGATCCCTAGTGATCTTATACTCCGCGTTTTCGTCTTCTTTAGCTTCTAACAACACATCCATCAAATCCTTACCTTGATGATGCTTCTCCAGTTTTGTTTCGTGTTCCACAAGAAAGCTCTCAAGCACCTCGTTGTACCTGCTGGAAATATCCATTATCTCCTTCTTAAAGAGTGGGATCCCTAGCTTCTCAAGTGGTTTGCGCAGCAAGGTAGCAAATAAAACCTTCTTCGTCAAGGCAATAGATTCAGTAATCAATCCCCTGACTCTCTCACCTTCGCCGTTCTCCTCCCAACACCTCCTCCCAATAATCATCTTGCATGTGCTGTTGTTAGTGAACTTCATGGCTTCTCTACGTATCTCAACGGTCTCTTTCTTCATCGCTTTTTCGAGCAGATCAAAGTAAAACCCACTACAAGTAAACATCAAGGATTCTGAGGGAAAAAATCGTCGGAATTTCGTCGGAANNNNNNNNNNNNNNNNNNNNNNNNNNNNNNNNNNNNNNNNNNNNNNNNNNNNNNNNNNNNNNNNNNNNNNNNNNNNNNNNNNNNNNNNNNNNNNNNNNNNTCCGTCGGAATGTCCGTCAGAATACCGCTGTTTTCTTGTAGTGACCTCTCTAACTCCTCCGCACGGATGGTTCTTGACCGCTCGATTGCTTGCGGTCCAAGAAGCTTGGCGACGATGAGCTTCTTCATGAACTTCCAGTAATCTCCATGTGGAGCGGAGAAGAAACCTGATGAACCGAAAAAGAGGGACTCATCGATGGGAGGGAGACCTCGAGAGGAGATGTTCACGTCATGGGACTTGAATATCTCGTTAGCCACTGAAGCAGAGGAGACGAGGACTATAGGGACGTTAAAGATGCGGAGATGGAGGAGAGGACCGTAGTTGGATGAGATTTTCTGGAAAGACTTGTGGATTAAAGAAGAGAGAAGAAGGTGAAGATGACCAATGACGGGCATAGAAGGAGGGCTTGGAGGCAAATCAGAGCTATCCTTTGGTTTCTTGAAGAAGGTAAAGAAACATAGAAGTGAGATGAGGCATAGGAGAATCATCATGACGACGTTGATCATTATTTGCTAAAAGTGAAGAGGGAGATGAAACAAGAGGTGTTCGTTGTTCAAGGATCGAACATGCTCTGTTTATATAAACCAGACCAGCGGAAGAAAGGTTCTTTTAGAACACGTGAAAGTAGTGCAAGTTGACCAGTAGTGATATAGTAACGTCGTGCGTCATGGGACCGAGGACAAACGCTAAAAGCACCCGCAATGGTGTTACAAAAGAGCAGTCCTTAGAAAAAGCGTATTTTGATTTTTTAAATATTTTTTTTTTCAAATAAAAAAATATATATATATCAACCAATCGCGGATCGCCACATGTCGTGGGGACCCGCAAATAGTGCAAGAATTCACTAAGAATGAGTCATTATTTAAGAATTTTAAGGATTGAATCCTTAGTTTTTGGTGGGATCCACTGATTATTTAATTATTTTTTTCCTAAGGACTCCCACTTAAAGACTCCCATTGCAGATGCTCTAAGTAATCTAAAAACAACAAAGAACTTAGGGTATGATTGGTTTCCTGTTACCACCCGTAAACGCAGCTTTGGTTTTCCGTTACCACATGTAAACGCAACTTTTGAAGAGGTGTTTTGTAACAATCACAAAAAAGTTACAAATTTTTTCAAACCGTTCCAAACCTGTTAACCAAAAACTGGTTCACGGAGCTAGCGTTTGTGGACGGTTGCGGACAGGGGCAGATCTACGGCCATGGTAAGTAACGTGCCCCATACTATGTCAGAAACTTTTAATTGGTTGATGTTTTATGGATTTACTTGTTAAGCTTCCTATAGATCGTGCTCCATGTAATAATCTGTTTTTACGGTAATGCATGGTTTTGATGTTTTCTGCACCTTCCTTTTTTCATTTTAACTTTTTCGTTTTCTTTTTATTTTCCATGTCTTTTTATTACTCAAAATATCTTTTTTTTTCTACTCCTTTGTAAAGTAGTTGTGTGTTTAATTTTCTTTATGACCGATTGTAAGCTGTATGTTATTCGTCTGTATTTTTTTGGTATCCAATTACTGTTTAGATTTTTTTATAAAAGCCACAAGAAATAGAAATCCTTGAATGAGCATAAAAATCAAAATAATAATTAAAAACATTGGAATCCTGGAATGACACTCATACTTTAACAATATTACCAGTAGATTAACAATAATTTTTGAAAATAAAAATCAATAATACT
Coding sequences within:
- the LOC106343875 gene encoding cytochrome P450 705A5-like encodes the protein MINVVMMILLCLISLLCFFTFFKKPKDSSDLPPSPPSMPVIGHLHLLLSSLIHKSFQKISSNYGPLLHLRIFNVPIVLVSSASVANEIFKSHDVNISSRGLPPIDESLFFGSSGFFSAPHGDYWKFMKKLIVAKLLGPQAIERSRTIRAEELERFYFDLLEKAMKKETVEIRREAMKFTNNSTCKMIIGRRCWEENGEGERVRGLITESIALTKKVLFATLLRKPLEKLGIPLFKKEIMDISSRYNEVLESFLVEHETKLEKHHQGKDLMDVLLEAKEDENAEYKITRDHIKSLFVELFLGGTDTSKQTIQWTMARIINNPKVIERLREEMDSVVGKSRLIQETDLPNLPYLQAVVKEGLRMYPTVPLFGRRLQEGCKMGGFYVAEKTTLVINGYAIMRDPNHWDDPDEFKPERFLGEQGDEIREQVLKYLSFGSGWRGCPGSNLAYIFLGTAIGMMIQCFDWRIKGAKVNMEETLSGMVLTMAHPLKCIPVPRICSFPVHH